GACCTCCGGGTTTGTCTTCCCCCGGGCCAGAAGCGTTTCGTTCCGGAGCGGGCGCTGGAAGACGGACGGCGAGCGGCTGGCCGCGCTCAGGGCATCCCTCGTGTCGCGGGCCGTGCAGGTCGCGTCAGGGGCCGAAACGGAACGCTGGGACCTGCAGGTGCGCGGGGGATTGCTCGGGGACGCCCGAATTCTAATGGCGATCGAGGAACACGGAGCGGGAATTCAGAGAGTGCTCGTTCGCCTCTGGCCGCGGGTCTCGCCCCTGGCCTGGACGCTCACGACCGTTTTCGCGGCGCTGGGCTCCGCCGCCCGGAGCCAGAGCTGGGCCGCCTGCACGCTGCTGGGCGCGACCGCGCTGCTGGTGGCGGGAAGAACGTTCTTGGAGTGCTCGGCCGCGACCGCGGCGGCGCTCTGGGCGATCGGGCGAGCACGCGCGGAAGAAACCTGATGGCCGGCTCTCGATACACCGATTGGGCGATCTGTCGGCGGCTGCTGCGCCAAGCCCGACCCTACTGGCCTCACCTGGTCGGTCTCTTTCTTCTGAGCTTGTTGGCCGCCCCGCTCCAGCTCCTGAACCCGCTGCCGCTGAAGATCGCGGTGGACAGCGTGATCGGATCGCATCCGCTGCCGCACTTTCTGGCGGGCGTCCTCCCCGAATCTCTCGCGCACTCGAAAGCGCTGCTCCTGCTTCTGGCGGCGGGGATGCTGATCGCCATCGCGCTCGTCGTTCAGCCGCACGGCGTGGCGACCTGGTGGCTGCAGACGTATATCGGAGAAAGGCTGGTATTGGACTTCCGGGCGCGTCTCTTCGCGCACATGCAGCGCCTTTCGCTTTCTTATCACGACACCAGGGGCACGACCGACTCGACCTACCGCATCCAGTACGACGCCCTCTCCCCGCAGAACCTCGCCATTACCGGGATCATTCCGCTGGCCACCGTGGCGGTGACGCTCGCCGGGATGGTCTACGTGCTGGACCGTATCGACCGGCACCTGGCGGCGGTCGCCCTTGCCGTTTGCCCCATCCTCTTCCTCCTCTCCCACACCTTTGGACAGCGGGTGCGCCGCCGCTGGCGAGACCTGAAGAAGCTCGACAGCTCGGCCATGTCCGTGGTGCAGGAAGTGCTTTCCGCGGTGCGGGTGGTCAAGGTCTTCGGACGGGAGGAGCATGAGCAGCGCCGCTTCCTCCGGCATTCGAACGAGCGATTCCAGGGTCAGGTGGACATTGCCGTTCAGCAAGGCTGGTTCGACCTCCTGGTGGGCTTGACCATCGCGGCCGGCACGGCCGTCGTGTTGTTCGTCGGCGTGACCGGTGTCCGGACCGGCCGGTTGACGCTCGGCGAGCTGCTGATCGCGATGACCTACCTCGGACAGATCTATCCCTCGTTGCGGACGCTCAGCAAGAAGCTGACCGACATCCAATCGGGCCTGGCAGGCGCCGAGCGGGCATTCCTGCTGCTAGACCAGACGCCGGAGGTGGCGGAGCGGCCGGACGCCCGGCCGCTGAAGCGGAGCAGAGGCGCCGTCACGTTCCGCGACGTCTCGTTCTCGTACGACAAGGCGCACCCGGTCCTAGAGTGCGTCACCTTCGAGGTCGCGCCGGGGACGCGGTTGGGCATCCTGGGGAGGACCGGCGCGGGAAAGACAACCCTGGTCAGCCTCTTGACCCGCTTCTACGACCCGGACGCCGGAGCGATCCTGCTCGACGGGACCGATCTGCGCGACTACAAGCTCTCCGACCTCCGCAATCAGTTTGCGATTGTCTTACAGGAGACGGTTCTCTTTGCGACCACGATCGCCGAAAACATCGCCTACGGCCGGCCCGGCGCCTCAGAGCAGAAAATCCTCGAAGCGGCCAGGCACGCCAGCATCCACGACTTCATCGCCAGCCTGCCCGATGGCTACGAAACTCAGGTGGGCGAACGGGGGATGAAGCTCTCCGGCGGCGAGCGCCAGCGGATCGCCCTGGCACGGGCGTTCCTGAAGGACGCGCCCGTCCTCATCCTGGACGAGCCGACCACCTCGGTGGATTCGGCGACGGAGGCGGCGATACTGAACGCCCTCGACCTGCTCATGCGCGGCCGCACCACGTTCGTCATCACGCATCATCCTCGATTGCTGGAGTGGTGCGACACAAGGTTGGTGTTGGAGCACGGGCGGCTCGGATCACAACTGGACGCTAAGCTGGGCTAGGCGGGCGATCATGCCGGCGCACAACACGCAGCCGAAAGCCGTGGAGGGAGACGGGGAGCGGACGCGCCTGATGCGCGTGACCTTGGAGCGCGGGCTCACGCAGGTATCAGGGAGGCCGGTCCGGATTCGCGCATTCCACTCCGAATTCTACCCCGGCAGCACCAGCTTCCGGACGGAGAAGCTGCGCGTGCAGCTGGACGACGGTCGGCGGCTCTCGGTCTTCTTCAAGGACTTGAATCCGCGGAACCTGCTCCACGTGGCGCGCAGAATCCGAGCCCGGGAGCTCCACTCCAGCCGCCTCGAATGGCGCATGTACCGCGCCTTCCTCTCGTCCGAGCGGTTGGGGACCCCTCGACTCTACGCGTCGCTCTGGCAGCCCCAGCGGGGGCTCACCTGGCTCTTTTTGGAGGACGTGGGAAATCTCGAGCTGAACTTTGTCGGCAAGCTCGAAATTTGGCTGGCGGCCGCGCGCTGGGCGGCGCGTCTTCACGCGATGACGCGTCACCTGCCGCCGGCGAGAACCCGATTCATCCCGCGCTTGGGCCGCGCCCACTATCGGGGCTGCGCCGAAGAGGCCGAACGACGCTTCTCCGCTCTCACCCAGGCGGAGCGGCGCCTGATGCGCCAAGCGCTCGACCAATACCGCGCGAGGGCACACCGCCTGACGGAGCTGCCTCAGAGCGTCATTCACGGCCAATTTTTCGGCGGCAACATTCTGCTGCGGCGGTGGCCGGCGGCCCAGCGCATCACGGTGGTGGACTGGGAATCGGCCGCCTACGGGCCGAGCTACCTTGACGTCGTGAGCTTGAGCAGCGGACGCTGGACGAAGCGACAAAAGGCCGCGCTGCGAAATGCCTACTTCGAGGAATACCAGGCGGCGACCGGGAAGCGGCTGGAGTGGGAGTCGTTTTGTCGGGATCTGAACGACCTGGGTTTGTACCAGGCCCTGACCTATTTGGCGCCCACGATGAGGAAGACGTCGATCCGCTACCTGGTCGCCAAGCGGAAACGCTGGATCCGGGAGTTGAGAGGGCTGCTGGAAGAACGCGGCGTCTGTTCTACACGCCCGGACTGATTGCGCGGAGCGCGGCCAGAGATAGAACGAGGCCCCGGTGGCAGGGCTGCCGCCGGGGCTCTCTCGTCGGAGCCGGGTCGTCGCTGTACCACTAAATCAGCGCGCAATCGTCGATCCTCGATGATTCTCAGCGCAGCCAGGACGTGGGCGACCCTCCCCGGACGTAACCCTGTTCGAACCCAGTTTCGGCACATCCTCTCGGCGGGTCTCAAGTTCATCGGGATTGCAACTTACCAACTGCGGCGGTCAACCGGGGATTGCATCTTCGTGAACAAATCGGATCCGGTCGTACGATTCTGAACAATCCTCCCGGGCCGGCTCCGGCCATTTGGTCCTGCCTAGCTTCGACGGCGCCGCAGGTCCAACAGCTTCGCCCGGCTCTCCAAATGTGCCATCCCCTGGCACGGCTAATGCGACTTCGCTGGTCACCAACGGCCGTCGACCACAACGTTGCAACTTCCATCGGGGGAGTCATGGCCGGGCGTACCTTCTCGCTTCGCGTGGCGATGTATTCCCACGATACCTTCGGGCTCGGGCATATCACGCGAACGCTCCGCCTCGCGCGCGCGACGGTCGAGGCGATTCCCAGCGCGAGTGTGCTCGTGCTAACTGGTTCGCCCATCGCACATCGCCTCACGTTTCCCCAGGGCGTTGAATACATCAAACTTCCTTCTGTCCGCAAGTGCGGCCCTGAAACGTACGTTCCGCGCGAGCTGGGCATTCCGTTCTGGCGTCTCCGGCAGATGCGGGTGCGGATCCTCCGCGACACTGTGCGGCTCTTCCGGCCCCACATCCTCTTTGTGGACAACGTGCCGCTCGGGATGAGGGGAGAGATTCTTCCATCGCTGGAAGATCTCAAGAGACACGGCACTGCGCTGCACCTCAATCTCCGTGACATCCTCGACGAGCCCGGAGTAGTGCGGAGCCAGTGGGCCGAAGACGGTACTCACGACATCCTGAACTCTCTCTACGATGAGGTCCACGTCTTCGGCGACCGGTCGATCCATGATTCCGCCGCGGAGTACGGTCTCCCCGCCGGCAAGACCCTCTTTCACGGATACATCGCGCCGCCGGAGCCGGCAGCCCGCGAGCGGGTGCTGCCGACGCGCAGGAGAAACGGCCTCCCTTCCGTGCTCATCACGATCGGTGGAGGGGAAGACGGAGCCGAGATTCTCCGCTGCGCCTTGGAGGCCGAGCGCCGGCTCGAGGCGGTTCGCCGGCTCAAGTTCGACGTCGTGCTTGGCCCTCTCATGGGCGTGGAAGAAGCCGAGCTCATCCGGACAAGCGCCAGCAGGAGAGGCGGGGTTTCGGTATGCGAGTTCGTGGAGGATCTCGCCGACTTCATGCCGGAATACGACCTCGTGGTCTCGATGGGTGGATACAACACGCTGTGCGAGGTTATGTCGAGGGCGCAGCGCTCCCTGGTGATCCCGAGGATCCATCCGAGACGCGAACAAGAGCTGCGCGCCCGCGCCCTGGAAGCACGCGGAATTCTGACACTCATCCATCCGGGCGAGCTTACCCCGGAGCGGTTTGGCACGGCGCTCGCCGAGTCGTTGGAGCGTGGACCGCTTCTCCCCTCGCCGCGAGCGCCGCGCCTCGAAGGCATCGGCTGCTTCAAACGGCGGCTGGAGGAGATCGCCCTCTCGTTCCGCGACCCGGCTCCTCCCAAACGAAGGCGCCCGGAGGTGGCCGCGCGGGTGGAAGCGCGCCATCGCCGCCTCGTGCGCAGCGTGCTCGGGCTCGGTGTCGTCGGATTTCTGACCTGCTCGGCGGGCTTCGCGTGGGCGGAGCTCCGGCCGAAGGCTGTGAACGCAGAGATGCTCGTGGGCTACGACACGAACGTTCTGGACGCCTCCGACGCCGAGATTAGGGCCTTCGAGATGCACGATCCGGAGTCTTTCTTCGTCGTGGAGCACATGAAGGACGCCGCGCTGCAGATGAGCATCGACGGTCGATGGGCCCTTGCGGCCGGCAGCAAGACCGACGCGCGGCTCCGGTACACGCGTCTTCAGTATCTGCGCGAGACGATTCGAAGCGAGAACCATTACGCGCTGCAGTGGCGAAGCCGGGCGTCTACGAACACGCTGATCGATTTCAGCCTGGCCTTCGCGCCCAACGTCTATGCCCGCCATCGCAGGGACAAGGACGCGCTTCCCGGTGATCCCATCTTCCGTGCTGAAGCGCGAAACGAGTGGGATGCCGCGCTCCAGATCTCCCGAGCACTCGGGCCCCGCTGGTTCTCCGTCTCCGTGGTGGAAGGATCGATTCGGGACTACACCCGGTCGTTCGACGAACGGGATCGATGGCGCGCGGGCGGGCGAACCGGCTTCGCGTGGCAACCGTCTCGAAGCGCGAAGTTCGACCTCTCCGGAGGCTACCGGCAGCTCCGGTCGCGCAACGTTCCCTACCTCGGCAGCGATTTCTCGTACCGAGAGTGGTCGGTGCGATCGGCATTCGACTGCGCCCTGGGGAAGTTGCTGCGCGCGCGCGCCTACGTCAACAGGGATTGGACGCGCTACACCTCGACCGATCCCGACGACCAGAGCCATTTCGGCAGGCATGATGACGAATGGGAATTCGGAGGTGTACTGCAGCACGCGCTTTCACCTTCGATCGATTGGAAGGTCGGAGCGACGCACACGCGGCGTTACGCCGACTCGGCGGTTGCCATGACTGCAGACCTCGATGAGGAAGGCTCGATCCGTGACACCTTCGTTTCGACCGGCATTGCCTGGCACTGGCAGCCTTAGGGCTCCGCGCGCCGCCTCTTGGACGCCGCCCCTCGCTGCCGCGCTCCTCGCCGGCGTGCTGGCACAGGTCGGCTGTTCGCCTGACCTAAAGGACGGCCTCGGGCCGCGCGTCCCGGTTCCCAACGTCACCGGACGCGTGGAGCGTGATGGGGTTGCCGCATCCGGAATTGATGTTTCCGTGCGCGACCCCAGGGACGATTCTACGATCGCCGACGCCAAGACGGATGCCGACGGTTCCTACGTGGTCGTGGCGCCCGCGGGCGTCTGGGAAGTCAAGGCCAAGGGCAAGATTCTGGGAGACTTCGCTTCGGTGACACGGGGATTCATTGTCACAAACGTCGGCCAGCAAGTCTCGATGGATTCGTTGGACATCTTCGCCTATGAGGCCGCGCTCGTCGCGCCCTCCGATGCGGCGACGCTCGGGCTGCCGACCGGGCCCGATCCGGTGACGTTTCGCTGGAGCCCGCCGAGGCACGCCATCCTATCCGCGCGCGCCCAGCTCTATAACGCGAGCGGCGAGGCCGTCTGGTTTTCGGCGAAGTCCTCCGACTCCTCCGCGGTGTGGGACGGCGTGGGCAACCAAGGCTCGTTCACGGGCTCCGGCTTGCCCGAGGGGGCATACACCTGGCGTGTGAAGTTCGATCTTCCGGACTCGAGCGAGGCGCGCACCCCGAGCTGGAGGTTGTCCTTCCAATGACGTCGCCGGAGTCCCCTCGGGTCCTTTCCGCAGGCGGGCGCCTCGCCTATGTCGCGAAGATGTTCCCGCGGATCTCGGAAACCTTCGTCCTGAACGAGATCCGGGCGCTGCGCTGCGAGGGAGTTCCCTTCCGCATCTACTCGATCCTGCCGCCCTCACGCGACCGGAGGATCCATCCCGAGGCGGAATCGCTCGCCGCGGAGACAGAGATCCTTCCCCAGGCGTCGTGGCGCGGGCTGCCGGAGTTCTTTGCCGCAACGCGCCGGTGCTTTCGTGCCGCTCCGCTCGAGACCGCCGCGGAGGCGGCGCGCGCGTTGCTGCGGCCGACCCCGCGTTCCTTCCGGACCCTATTCCGAGCGGTGGTCCTCGCGGAGAGGCTGCGCCGCGACGAGATCTCTCATATCCACGCGGCCTGGGCGCACACGCCGGCCAGCGTCGCGGAGATCGCCTCACGACTCACGCGGATCCCGTGGAGCATGGCCGCGCATGCGAAGGATATCCACACTTCGGATGAGCTCTCGCTGGCCAGAAAAATGTCCTCCGCACGCTTCACGATCGCGTGCACGAGGCATCACCGCGATCTGCTCGAGCGGATCGCCGCCCGCCAGTCATCCCGGTTTCCGCCGGGACAGGTTCACCTCGCGTATCACGGAGTGGATACGGACTATTTTTCGCCTGCCCCCGCGGACGAGGAAGCGGGGGATGGGATTGGCCGGCGCGGAGAGAACACAGATACTCCCGCCATCCTTTTCGTCGGACGCCTCGTCCTGAAGAAGGGCCCCGAGCTGCTGGTCGACGCCGCCGCGCTGCTACGGAAGAGAGGCCTTCCATTCACGA
The Candidatus Eisenbacteria bacterium genome window above contains:
- a CDS encoding ABC transporter ATP-binding protein; translated protein: MAGSRYTDWAICRRLLRQARPYWPHLVGLFLLSLLAAPLQLLNPLPLKIAVDSVIGSHPLPHFLAGVLPESLAHSKALLLLLAAGMLIAIALVVQPHGVATWWLQTYIGERLVLDFRARLFAHMQRLSLSYHDTRGTTDSTYRIQYDALSPQNLAITGIIPLATVAVTLAGMVYVLDRIDRHLAAVALAVCPILFLLSHTFGQRVRRRWRDLKKLDSSAMSVVQEVLSAVRVVKVFGREEHEQRRFLRHSNERFQGQVDIAVQQGWFDLLVGLTIAAGTAVVLFVGVTGVRTGRLTLGELLIAMTYLGQIYPSLRTLSKKLTDIQSGLAGAERAFLLLDQTPEVAERPDARPLKRSRGAVTFRDVSFSYDKAHPVLECVTFEVAPGTRLGILGRTGAGKTTLVSLLTRFYDPDAGAILLDGTDLRDYKLSDLRNQFAIVLQETVLFATTIAENIAYGRPGASEQKILEAARHASIHDFIASLPDGYETQVGERGMKLSGGERQRIALARAFLKDAPVLILDEPTTSVDSATEAAILNALDLLMRGRTTFVITHHPRLLEWCDTRLVLEHGRLGSQLDAKLG
- a CDS encoding aminoglycoside phosphotransferase family protein; the protein is MPAHNTQPKAVEGDGERTRLMRVTLERGLTQVSGRPVRIRAFHSEFYPGSTSFRTEKLRVQLDDGRRLSVFFKDLNPRNLLHVARRIRARELHSSRLEWRMYRAFLSSERLGTPRLYASLWQPQRGLTWLFLEDVGNLELNFVGKLEIWLAAARWAARLHAMTRHLPPARTRFIPRLGRAHYRGCAEEAERRFSALTQAERRLMRQALDQYRARAHRLTELPQSVIHGQFFGGNILLRRWPAAQRITVVDWESAAYGPSYLDVVSLSSGRWTKRQKAALRNAYFEEYQAATGKRLEWESFCRDLNDLGLYQALTYLAPTMRKTSIRYLVAKRKRWIRELRGLLEERGVCSTRPD